DNA sequence from the Flavobacteriales bacterium genome:
GTGCCGAGAATTTTGACTCACCCAATCTTTTGGCAATCACTTTTCTCATTTGAGAATTGGCGATCTCTTCTACCCCTTCTTCCATTCCAGAATAAGACACCGTTGCCACTGCTTGTGCTGGCTGATAGAAATCGATATCTCTCTTAACGATTCTTCCTCCATCTCCTGTACCATTTACTTGGCTGAGATTGATTCCTTTTTCAGATGCCAATTTCTTTGCCAATGGAGAAGCTTTTACTCTTCCATCAAAAGATGGCATTTCTATATCAATTCTTTTTTCTTCAGCTACAGGCTTATTTACTACTGGGGCAGCTTTTGGAGCTTCAGTTGATGTTTCTTTTTTTTGCTCTTCTGCGGGTGCTGATGCCGAGAAATTATCAATCAAAGATTGGTATTCTTCTCCTTCTTCACCCAAAATAGCGATGATAGAATCTACAGGAACGGTTTCTCCTTCTTGAACACCTACATATAAGATAACTCCTTCTTGGAAAGATTCAAATTCCATCGTGGCTTTATCGGTTTCGATATCTGCCAATAAATCTCCTTCCTCTACTTTTTCTCCAACTTTTTTGTGCCATACTGCGAGTACCCCTTCTGTCATGGTATCGCTCAATCGAGGCATTTTAACAATCTCTGCCATTGTCTTTTCTTTTTGATGATTGTATTATAATCCCATATTATTCTCCGAATAAACATCTTGATAGAGTTCTTCTGGAGTAGGGAAAGGTGATTGCTCTCCAAATTCTACGCATTCTTTTACAAGATCTTTTACTCTTGTTTCTATGGCTTTGATTTCTTCTTCATTCACAGAGAAGTTTTCTACCAATTTATTTTTCACCTGCGTAATTGGATCGATTTTTTGATATTCAGCTACTTCGTCTTTTGTTCTATACTTTTGAGCATCAGACATTGAGTGTCCTTTAAAACGGTAGGTTTTGGCTTCAATAAATGTAGGACCTTCACCTGCCATAGCTCTATCATAGGCTTGTTGGTAAGCTTCAGTCATAGCTTCTACGCTCATTCCATCTGCTGGGTAACAAGGCATATCGTATCCTAGTCCTAGTTTCCAGATGTCGGTATGATTTGCTGTTCGTTCTACCGATGTTCCCATGGCATATCCGTTGTTCTCTACAACAAAAATAACTGGAAGTTTCCAAAGCATCGCCATATTGAAGGCTTCGTGTACGGCTCCTTGACGCACTGCTCCATCTCCCATATAACAGAAAGTAACTCCACCTGTTTCATTATATTTATCGGCGAAAGCCAAACCTGCACCTAGTGGTACTTGACCTCCAACGATTCCATGACCTCCAAAGAAATTATATTCTTTAGAAAACATGTGCATAGATCCTCCTTTTCCGCTTGAGCATCCTGTAGATTTCCCCATCAACTCAGCAATCATGTGCTTTGGGTGCATTCCCATTGCAATAGGCTGAACGTGATTTCTATAAGCGGTAATCATACGATCCTTTTTAGAATCCAACACCTGCATAGCTCCTGCCAATACGGCTTCCTGACCATTATAAAGGTGTAAAAATCCTCGGATTTTCTGTTGTATATAGAGTGCTCCTGCTTTATCTTCTAGCTTTCGCCAAAGTAGCATATCTTCATAAATCTGAAGATAGTTTTCTTTAGTAAATTCTTTTGTTGCCATATTTCGTTAAAATCGACTTTATACGCAAATCTAAAAAATGTTTATTAGAATAAATAATTATTTGATTGAATAATCAGGACAAACACATCATATTCCTTAGCAACCGAGATTCAATAAAACGCTTTCATTAATAATGAATGCTTAATTTAAAAAACGATACAGGTAACTTGTACGAAATTTTGATAGTCTGTCCTTATAAAGTCCATTCTAAATTTAATCACCATCCGTATCAGAAAAAGTGGGTGTGATATTCAATATACTAAGCATTTCTGTTTTTAGTAAAATCAATAAGTTCTTCCATTCTGTATAGAGTTTTGGATAAGCAGCATCGGTTAGAAGAAACTCATAAGCGGGTAGTTCTACTTGTTTTATCTGATTTTTGAGAACGGCTATTTGTTTCTTGATTTTTTCGTCTAAAACTTTTCCTTGGTCACCATAAGACTGTAAATAATCATCAAATCCTGTTGTTTTTCCTCCTAAATATACTTGCTCTACAAGTGTGATATTTTGCTCCATGATGGGAATAGAATATTTTGCAAAAATGGATTCAAGTTTGCTTAAATCTGTTTGTTCATATTTTACCAATGCCAAAGGAAAGCCTAATCGTTGGTTTTTGTTTTGATCCACTACTTCCAACAATCTATTTGCCAAAACAGGAACAGATTCTGTTACCGAAGTCCCTGTGGCTTTTAGGAATTTTGATTGATATTCTTGTTCCCAAACTTTTTGATGCTGGTCTATTGCTTTGATAATATTTTCAGAAATTCCCTGGATATAGTTCAATCGAATATCTGGCATGGGTAAAGAATTTTCCTCATAGTTAAACAAGAGAAATTCCATGGCAAAAAGTCCTTTTTGATCAGCTCCTCTTGTTTTTACCCAAGCTTGATCTATGAAATCACCAGAATTCAGATTGTTTACAAGCTTTATCGTGTCTATTTGCCAATAAGCGATTTCATTGGATTGGAGCGAATATTTCAGATTTTGAACCAAATAGAAATGGATTCCTTGCCAAGAAAGTATTTGCTTTTTCCAAGCCTCTTTTACACCTTGAAGAGTTTGGGAA
Encoded proteins:
- a CDS encoding pyruvate dehydrogenase complex dihydrolipoamide acetyltransferase; the protein is MAEIVKMPRLSDTMTEGVLAVWHKKVGEKVEEGDLLADIETDKATMEFESFQEGVILYVGVQEGETVPVDSIIAILGEEGEEYQSLIDNFSASAPAEEQKKETSTEAPKAAPVVNKPVAEEKRIDIEMPSFDGRVKASPLAKKLASEKGINLSQVNGTGDGGRIVKRDIDFYQPAQAVATVSYSGMEEGVEEIANSQMRKVIAKRLGESKFSAPHYYLGIEIDMDGAIAARKAINSLPDTKVSFNDMVVKAAAMALRKHPQVNTQWTETAMLYNKHIHIGVAVAVPDGLVVPVVKHADHKPMTEIGAEVKDLAGRSRDKKIKPEEMEGSTFTISNLGMFGIQEFTSIINAPNSAILSVGAIVEKPVVKNGAIVVGNTMKVTLACDHRTVDGATGAAFLQTLREYIENPVTMLA
- a CDS encoding imelysin family protein; the encoded protein is MRNYLFLLLTVFLFSCGGEDEPTPSFEKAKILNSNASLLNDFFVDFKKNQTQLSAKISEFKNQQNSQTLQGVKEAWKKQILSWQGIHFYLVQNLKYSLQSNEIAYWQIDTIKLVNNLNSGDFIDQAWVKTRGADQKGLFAMEFLLFNYEENSLPMPDIRLNYIQGISENIIKAIDQHQKVWEQEYQSKFLKATGTSVTESVPVLANRLLEVVDQNKNQRLGFPLALVKYEQTDLSKLESIFAKYSIPIMEQNITLVEQVYLGGKTTGFDDYLQSYGDQGKVLDEKIKKQIAVLKNQIKQVELPAYEFLLTDAAYPKLYTEWKNLLILLKTEMLSILNITPTFSDTDGD
- the pdhA gene encoding pyruvate dehydrogenase (acetyl-transferring) E1 component subunit alpha, whose translation is MATKEFTKENYLQIYEDMLLWRKLEDKAGALYIQQKIRGFLHLYNGQEAVLAGAMQVLDSKKDRMITAYRNHVQPIAMGMHPKHMIAELMGKSTGCSSGKGGSMHMFSKEYNFFGGHGIVGGQVPLGAGLAFADKYNETGGVTFCYMGDGAVRQGAVHEAFNMAMLWKLPVIFVVENNGYAMGTSVERTANHTDIWKLGLGYDMPCYPADGMSVEAMTEAYQQAYDRAMAGEGPTFIEAKTYRFKGHSMSDAQKYRTKDEVAEYQKIDPITQVKNKLVENFSVNEEEIKAIETRVKDLVKECVEFGEQSPFPTPEELYQDVYSENNMGL